GAGCGCACCGACACCGCCATTCCCGAACCCATAAATCTGAGAAATCTGGCTGCCCTGCTGCGCCATGACCATGAAAGGGTTCATGCCGCCTGCGAGAGACACCCCGATGTCCTGAAGCTGGAAGGACAGGTTGGCCATGCGGTGGCTGGCATTGCGCGTGGCCGTGCTCATCCCGCCCAGCGCGGTGGTCCGTCCCTTGATCGCCGCGATGCTGGCAAGGGTTGCCTGCCGTTCCCGCGAGATCGCCGCCGTCATCTCCTCCGCTGAAATTGCCCCCACGCGATGGGCCTGCCGGATCTCGATCAGGGTGGTCCGGTAATCCCGCACCACCGCGAAAAGTGGGTTGTGCTTGGCGCGGAGGTCATCAAGGGCCCGGCCATAGGCCGCCACATCCACCGCATCGCGCGCCATGCCGCCCGAGACGCCGGTTGATCGGTTCACGGTGTTCATGACCGTGCCGGACACGGCGCCTGCCTGACGCAAGGCAGCGGCCGCTCGGGCCGCCCGATCGGCAAGGTCCTGCATCTGCCGCATGGCCTCGCCTGCCGACACCCCGGCCGCGTTCAAGCCTGCCGCTGCCCGCGGGCCAGCCGCTTCGATCAGGGTCAGCGCCCGGGCGCCTTCCTGGCCGATGCCGACCAGTTCGGCCTTCAGCGCCTGACCGCCGGTCGCGACAAGGCGCACCGAGACCCGGCGTTCAGTCCGGCTGCTCATGATCCCGTCTCGTCATGTTGGGTGGCTCTCACTTGGGCGTTGATGCCGCGGACGGCGAAGGGTTCGATCAGGGGCAGAAGCTCGGCCGCGATCAGACGGTTCAGGCCCAGCGCCTCGGCCATGGCCAGGGCAGCGGTCATGTCCCAGCCGACCACCCCGCCGGGGATGGCTCGGAACTGGCCGCGCAAAGCTTGGGCCAATTCCCAGACCTGCCAGGCTTCAAGGGTGCGGGGGCGGTGCAGATCAGCGGGGCAGGCCGGGCAGGGTTTTACGCATCCGGCGCAGTAGCCTTCGCCCCCGCTGAAGTGCCATTCGGCAAGGGCGCGGAGGCGTTTCCCTCATCGGCCAGGATCAGGCCCTTGGCCACATAGTCCGTCTGGAAGCGCTGGAAGAGCGGGAAGAGATCGAGCAGTGCGGCGACCGCCTCAGGCGTCGGTGGCACCGGATAGCCCTCGGCATTGCCGACTCCCTCCCAGTCGAGGATCGCCAGCGACCCGATCGCCTTGGCCAGGGCGACGGCGACCTGATCGGCGGGCGCGTCTTCCTGGAGGCTGGCCACCTGCGCGTCGCTCCTGGCCGCGCCAATCAGGGCAGAGGTGAGCGGGGCCAAGCGCAGGCGGACCCCGCCGCCGAGGTCGAGCCAGGCGGGTTCGGGGGAGAGGTTCAGGCGGATCATGGAGGGGCTCCTCAATAGCTGGTGGTCGTGTTGACAAGGACGGCGGTGCACATGCGGGCGGGCGAGGTGGCCCGCGCCGCCTGCCATTCGAAGGTCGCCTGCACGCCCTGCGGTCCGTTGATCGGGATGCGGGGGCGGGGCAGATAGGCTGCGTGCACAGTGAAGGTGAGCGAGGCGTTCGCCCCCAGGCTCCAGGCGAACACGAGCTCGCAGGGATCACCGGCGATCGCTTGGTTCACCAAGGTCAGATCGGCGAACCGCGCCTCGATCGATCCGGTCAAGGCGGCCATTGATGGGTCGAGCCCTTCGAGGAGCCCGTCGTTGCGGATTGTCTCGATCCGGTCGAGGTTGTTGGCATAGGACACCTGCGCCCAGACGATATTGCCCAGCGCCGCCCCGTTCCGTGTGATCGACCCCTGAAAATTACCGAAGCGCTGCAAGGGAAGCGTGGCATCGGTGAGGACACCGGCGGCCGTCGTGGCCGCAACCGTCTCGCCGCGGCCGATCAGGCCGACCGTCGCGGTCAACAGCCCTGACCGCTGCGATTGCCACTGGATGCGATCTGCGACGAGGCCGGAATACATCGCAAACCGCGGCACATCGGGCATTTGCGTCTCGATCGCCATGCTGGGCAGCGTGAAACCGCCCGACTGGAACGTGTGCGTCCGGGGCGTGGTGCCGGTGGTCGTGGGCTGGCCGAAGATCGCCTTCAGCCAGAAGCCGAGGTTCTCGGCATCCATAGGAATGACGACATCGCCGTCGACGTTCACCGCATCGCGGATCGGCGCCTGCGGGTCGCGGCCGTAGCCGAGGAGTTCGGGCGACAAGAGCCCTTGTTCGGAGCCGAGCGTCGTCGTGGCAAAGGGCATCCGGCGATAGCCGCTGGCGGGCGGCGTGCCGTAAACGGATTCAAAGGCGAACGCGACTTGCGTCCGCGCGCCGGGCTGGCGGGCCATGGGTCAGTCCTTTCGGGGGTGGGGTCAGAGAAGCGGGTCGGTCGTGGCGTAGGCGAGGATCACCGGGAACACCGCTGCCTTCAGACCCTCATTGCCGTCGATTGCCAGCAGCACCGGTTCCGGCGCCTCGGGCGCGATATAGTCGCAAAGGCCGCCAAGCGTGCGGTCGGCGGCGAGCGCCGTGCCGATCGCCAGGCGGAGAGCGTCAAAGGCGGCATCCCGGGCGGCGGGTGTGCCATCCACGACCACTTCGATCTCGGCCCGGTGCTCAAAGTAGTAGCCCGGCGGTGAAAGCCACACCTCCGGCGGCCCCGGATCGCCATCGCGCAGGATCACCACCCCGGCGGCAGGCACCTTCTCGGGCAGGATCGAATTGCGCAGCACCTTGGCACCGGGCGGCACCGCGCCGGACAATAGGCTATGAAGCGACGCGAGCAGGCGCTCGGCCGTGGATTGAAATGGCATCTCTGGTCTTTCCGAACTAAGTGCAATCAAAGACCCGAAAGTCTCACCGATTTCTAGTCCGAGCTGGTCGGTCCAGACCCACAAACGGCCTCGTATTCCAACAAATATTCACCCTCAGGCAGGATTTTTCCGCGCTCCGCTGAATGCAAATGTATATTGAAATCGAAGATAGTTCCCGTGTTGGCGCGCAGTGTGATGTTGGGTGTTTCAGTGGGGCTGGACAGAAGCTTTGCGCTTATGCTGGGCGGAGTGGTCATATTTGGATCGAAGCGGCCGCTGGCCGTAAAGTTTCGTACGGGTCTCGAAAGTAGTACTCTTATTCGGCCAGAATTTCTGGAGTCGTCAGCAAAATAGTACTCCTGCACAATTTTGACTGCAGGCTCTCTCTGAAGCGAAACCTCGCGAATGTCCTCAAGCACGTCCTCATTCGCTTTTTCGCCTGCGCGCTCTTGATGGATTTGGAGGAATCGCTCGGTCTGATAGATAAGAATGATCGATCCAGTCTCTTCGTGCGCTTCTTGAAGAAGCTCGAGTCGAGCGTTCAGCGTCTTTCCACTTTTCTTTTCCCACCAGTCCTCTTTTTGCTCAGAAGTAACCAGGATCAGTGGACGCTTTGACTGTTTCCCATAGTCTAGAATCTGCCTCCACATGAGATAATCACCGGCAAATCCGTTGCCTTCTTTTCCGTCGTCCATGTATCCAGGTGGAATCTTTTCCTTCTTGCGCCTTTCTGCCTCTTTAATAAGATCGGCAAGATTTCCGGGCTTGGAGCCAATGTTACCAGCTAACGCTGCTTCAAGGCGCGCAACAACCTCATCGTTGCTTTCGTATTCTGGAGTAGTGGACTTTTCTGTTGCTATGGAAGCCCTTGCGGTCTCAATGGCCTGTTTGAGTGATCCCTCAAGTTCCTCAGAGACAGATTTAGGGACTGCGCGAATGCCCCTAATTGCTGAAATTTGTCCCTGAGAGGATTTCATAATTTCTTCGAAGTGCTTCTCGGACTTTTCAAATTCCGAGGCGGCATCTAAAATCACTTTTCGGCGATTTTTCACGAATTCGTTGGAGGTTTGAAAAGAAATCCACAGACGACCCTTGAAGCTCTCAATAGCGCCAAGCAACGCTTCTCTTGTTGCCTTATTGTAACGGTAGAGATCCAAGAGCACATTTGCGTCAACTGTAAGCGTGCCCTTGTCCCACGCTTCCTCAAAGTCCTTGTCCGTCAGAAAGTACCATGGAAATTTATCGCGCATGACGCCTCCTCTATCATTTTCAACTATTGACCGCTTCCATCGGCCTTTCAAGCGGACTTCTTGACCTCGGTGGACGCTCAGCTGTGCCTTCAAAGCGAAAACGCAGATGGATTGGTCTTATCTCTTCCACGCCCCCAGGATCGCTCCCGGCAGTCGTGCCGTCGCAGCCGGCGCCAACCCATCAAGGTCCAGCTTCTTCGGCATCTTCACCTGCCGTAAAAGGAGGAACACCGGCACGGTCTGGGCCCCGGTCAGAATACCATCCCGCCGCCGTCGCCCGCCCTTTGCTGCGGCAAGGCCCCGGCTGTTCAGCCGCGCATCATCGGCGACCAACAAACTAGGCCCGTTTCGGCGATAGACGAAGCGCAGGCGCATGCCGGTGCGCTGTTCCCAGCGCCAGGGGGTGATGCGCTGGCGGCCAAGACCGGTGACACCTGCCGCGGGCAAGGGAATGGCCAACCAGAGGCCGCCCTTGCCGCGGATCAGCACGCCGCCATCGAACGCGTGCAGGATGTCGGGCGCCTCGGTCCAGACGAGGCTTGCCGCGCGAAGGCTGGTGCCCGATCGCGGGAAGTCGGCCTGCCGAACGGTGTTGGCAAGGCGCGACCCAAGCCCAGAAGCCCGCACCTGCCCGCGCCAGTCGTCGCGCAGGCCCCGCCCGGCTGCAAAGACGCCGCGGGTGACGGCGGCCTCGGCCTCTTGCAGGATCTCGGTGGCGATTGCCGCCAGATCACCGTCGATGCTGGCGCCGATCTTCATACCTCTCGCGCCTCGGCCTTCCAGACGTGGCGCAGGGCGTCGCGCACGGGCTCGCCCCGAACCTCGTAGATCACACCCGCGATTTCGAACGTGTCCCCGGGCGCAAGGGCGCCCAGCGCGGCGCATTCGACATCGATCATCACGCTGTCGGTGACGAACCGGCCTTCGCCGAAGCCTGACACCGCATCAGGCCGCCGCAGCATGACGCGCACGGCCATCGGCGCGCCCGCCCCACCAGATCGCCAGACCGCATCCTGTGCGAGGTTCGGATCGCGGAAGAGGGCGGCCGTGGCGCTGGCGAAGGCCGACATCTCAGGTTGCTCCCCCGTTCAGGCGCACGATGCCGGTCGTGTCACCCGCACCGCCTGCCACAGCTTGCGTGGCGATGCCGATCCGGGTGTTGCCGGTTAGAACGTTGGTGGTCCGGCTGTTCGCCGCATCCCAGTAGATCGTCTGACCGACCGTCCAGGCCTGCGAGGGCGCCTTCGGCAGCGAGAACACGCCCACCAGCCGGATGACGGCGGTGTCGCCGGTCGCCGCAGCGCCCTCGGCCACGCCGAAGATGCTGCCGACCAGCACGCCCTGGCCTGAGGCGATGGCTGCTGCTGCGGTGATGTTGATGGTTTCGCCATTGGCGATGAAGTTTTTCATCGGGGTTCTCCTTCAGAGTTTGGGATTCAGACGCCCGCGTTGCGGAAGAGGCCGCGCCAGTCGATGGCTTTGGCGGCGAAGTCGTGGCGGGCCTTGATCTCGATGCCGTCGACCTCGAAGCCCGAGCGGGTCTCGGTGTAGACGCCCTGCTGGCCCTCGAGATAGGCGAACTCGATCGTGTCGATCCGCGAGGGATCGGCGGCCAAGAACCAAGGGTCGGGCCCGGCGGCGGGGATCAGGCGGGCTTCCTCGATCGGTTCCAGGCGGTTGGCGAAGGCGTTGACTCCGGCGACCGCATTCGGGGTGGTGGCGGTGACGTTCTTGCGCGCCTCAACCGACCGCACGCCGGGCGGGGTGATGATGTAGCGCGGCAAGACACTGATCTGGCGGCCCTCAAGGCCGCGCTGGTTGCCGAAGAGGCGATAGGCTTCGGCGAGGGTGGTTTCCGAGATCGTGCCCGCCGTGCCGAGGTTGGCGTGGGAGGCATGGAACAGCGGGTTGCCATCGGCCATGTTGGGATTGGTCGAAAAGATCGAATATACCAGATCGCTTTCCAGATCCGCTGCCGCGGCACCAAACGCGGACGGGATACGGGTGAAGGCATCAAGATCGTCATTGATCAGTGTCTGCCGGGTGATGCCCACAATCCGGCCGTAGGTCACCAGCGCATAGACCTCGCGGCTTTCGCCGATGGTGCCATAGGTGAACTCTCCCGATTCCGGCACGCGCAGCAGGTCCGGCGCACCGCCAAGCTGGTTGCGGGCGACCGGCTTGAAGTCGGTGATCACGGCCTGCCGCGCCCAGGCCGTGAAGGTGCGGGGCGTGGTGTCATAGGCCGCGCGCAGGGTCTTGTTGGCGACATTGGCCAGGATCAGGGGAAAGTCGCTGGTCGAATGCAGACCGGAACGGCCGATCAGGGCCTCGGTCGCCAGTTCCATCTTCGACAGGCCGCGCGTGGCGATGCCGCGGCGATCAAGGGCGTGGCGGGCCAGTTCGAGAAGGGTCAGGCCGCGGAACTCGCGGGCGCGGTCGGTCAGTTGCGCTCGGCCGGGGTTGTGGCGGTGCAGGAGCGCCTCGGACATGGCATCGCGATAGGCGGCCTCAGTTGCCCCGGTGCCGCGAGCGGTGGCCGCGACAGGTTCCGATCCCCGGGCCGCTGGTGCATCGGCCTCGGCCAGCTTGTCGAGGATCGCAGCCCGGGCGGCATCCAACGACAGGCCCCGCCGGATCATATCGGCGGCGAAGCCTGCGCCAAGCGCGTGGCGTTCGCAGAGCGCCAGCACTTCGGCTGCGGAACGGTTCGCTTCGGTGCGGATCGCATCGGGGGAGGGATCGGCTGCGGGCGGCGTGATGGGCGCGGGCGCGGCGCGGGTTTCGGCGGGAGCGTCAGGTTCGGGGATCTGGGTGTCGGGCATGGTGGTCCTCGTCTGGTTCGGGGAAGGGGCGGGCGCGTCTGCCCGGGTGAGGAGGCAGGGGGTGAGGGTTTCAGTTCGGGCGGCGCCGGTTGCCGCATCGGCGCCGCGGATATGCGCGCCGGGATCGGCGGGCATGGCGACGGCGGAGATTTCCATCGGCTCCCAGTCGACCGCGCGCCACAACTCGCGCTGGCCTTGGGCCTTGGTGATGTCGTAGCGATGGACCCGGTAGCCGACGGAGACGGCCGAGACCGTGCCATCCATGATCCGCTGCACGATCGGCGCGGCATCAGGCGCCGACGTCAGCCGCACCCGGGCAAAGCCCTGGCCGCCTTCGATCCGGGCGGAACCTGGCAGAACGGCACCCACAACGGATTCCAGCCCCCAGGACCGGTGCGAATCCAGGAACGGCGCGCCCGCATTCAGGCGGTCCATCCGCACCGCGCCGGGCGTGACGACCAGTTCCTCGTCATATTCGACGACATCATCCCAGCCCTCATAGCGCCGCCGCTGAACGGTGGCGCCGGTGGTCCAGATCACGTCGATCGTCATGTCGTCGCCCTCGCCGCGGACAAGGCGCAGCGAGGCCTCCCGCGTGATCAGCGGGAGGTTTCGGGTCTCAGGGGGCATGGGAGAGGCTCCGTTCTGAGGAGATTTCAGTTCGCGCTTGTGCGTCTCGGCGTTTTATGAAAATATGGATTTATGAAGGATAGGAGATTCGGATGCCCACGATCGAAATCACTGACTACGACTTCGCCCGCCTGCAGAAAGTGGCCGTGCCGTTCATCGACACGCCCGCGACGGTCTTTACGAAGGTGATGGACGCCTTCGAGCGCGCCAACACTGCGGCGGCTGCTCCGGCCTCCGTTCCGGTCGCTACGGCCAACCTGCCGGTCTACCATCACGACAATCTCCCTCCGCTTACCCATACGAAGCTGCTTGAGGCTACTTTTGATGGGAAGCAGCCCGAGAAGGTCGCGTGGGACGCGCTTGTGCGGCTGGCCTTGATCGAGACCAAGGAGCAGGCGGGTTCGATCCAGGGGCTGCGCAAGATCGCGGCAGCAAACATCGTTGAAGGCCGCAAGGACGACGAAGGCTACAAGTTCCTCCCTGAGCATGGCTTTTCCTATCAGGGCGTTTCGGCAGAGGATGCGGTCAAGATCGTCTTCCGCTGCGCCAAGGGGCTGAAGGTCAACCTCTTTGCCGAGTTTGAATGGCGGTCCAAAGACGATGCCTACCGCCCCGGCGAACGGGCGCGCCTCGAGTACCGCGCCAGCTGAACAGTTGATCATTGTTCCTCCGTGGGCGGGTCGCGATCCGTCGCGTCCACGGCTTGCGCGAGACCGGCGCGGCTGACGCGGCGGGGATCAGCATCGAAAATCAGGCCCAGCTGATCGAAGAGGGCGGCGTACTTCTGCCATTCCTCGACGACTTCGCGCGGGTCGTAACCGCGGCGGGCGATCTGCTGGGCGGGGGTTGAGAAGCCCGCACGGACCTCCATCAGATCGGCCGTCACGTCCTGCAGCGGGTTCACGCTTTCAAACCGGGGCGGGGCCCATTCGACGGCGATCTCGGGCTGGGGCAGGGCACCAGCCGTCCAGGCGGCCTCCATCACCCAATCCCAGATGCGCTGGCAGAACATCGGGATCACCACTTGCCACTGGACCGCTTCGACCATGCGCCGGAACTCGTGCAGGCCGACGCGCGAGGAGGCGAAGTTCACCTGTGACAGATCGCCCGTCATCAGCTCGTAGGGCACGCGGAACCCGGCCGAGATGATGTGCTGCTGAACCTGGTTCCATTCGTAGATGCCCGAGGTGGAGGCGGGCGTGCTGAACTTGATGTCCTTGCCGTTGCGCACGTATCCGATCAGACCGGGTTCGAATTGTTCGATCCGGTTGCCGTCGGCATCCTGCACCACCGGCGCCATGGATTGCTGATCCTCGTCGGCGCCGAAGACGAAGCCGACCATAGAGGCTTCGATCTTCTTGCGGACCAGTTCGGCGGTCTGCCAGTCGCCCAGTTCCCTGAGCGCCCGCATGGCGGGCACGCCCCAAGGCACGCCGCGGTTCTGCACGCGCTGGCGTTCGAAGAGGTGGGCGACGCCGTCTGCCCCGACCCTCAGCGATTCAAACCGGCGCCCGAAGACCGGCATCGCATCGCCGGGATGGTCGGGGAACATCCAGTAGCCCCGGCGGCGGCCGAGCGCGTCGTATTCGATGCCCTGGACGATCCGGCCTCCGTCAGGCCGGTTGTCGAACTTGGCCCCATCGAGGTGATCGGCCTCGTTGAGCTGGATCTGCACTGGGGCTGCCAATCGGTCACTGGCCCGGCGGCGATGGCGCAGGGCAAAGACTTCGCCGCCTTCGATCATTTCGCGCACGGCCAGAGCGGTCAGGCCGTGGAAGTCGGTGTGCCCATCGGCATCGGCACGCGGCGCCCAGCGCTTCCAGAGATCATCGGCGAGCTTGTTCAGCGCCGGATCGGCCGCCGCGGCCCGGGGACGAATGCCGGTGCCGACGATGTTCGACACCAGAACCTGTACGGCCTTTGCGGCAAGCGGATCATTGCGGACCAGATCGCGCATGCG
This DNA window, taken from Rhodobacter capsulatus SB 1003, encodes the following:
- a CDS encoding DUF7697 family protein yields the protein MVGWDMTAALAMAEALGLNRLIAAELLPLIEPFAVRGINAQVRATQHDETGS
- a CDS encoding phage tail tube protein — its product is MARQPGARTQVAFAFESVYGTPPASGYRRMPFATTTLGSEQGLLSPELLGYGRDPQAPIRDAVNVDGDVVIPMDAENLGFWLKAIFGQPTTTGTTPRTHTFQSGGFTLPSMAIETQMPDVPRFAMYSGLVADRIQWQSQRSGLLTATVGLIGRGETVAATTAAGVLTDATLPLQRFGNFQGSITRNGAALGNIVWAQVSYANNLDRIETIRNDGLLEGLDPSMAALTGSIEARFADLTLVNQAIAGDPCELVFAWSLGANASLTFTVHAAYLPRPRIPINGPQGVQATFEWQAARATSPARMCTAVLVNTTTSY
- a CDS encoding PIN-like domain-containing protein produces the protein MRDKFPWYFLTDKDFEEAWDKGTLTVDANVLLDLYRYNKATREALLGAIESFKGRLWISFQTSNEFVKNRRKVILDAASEFEKSEKHFEEIMKSSQGQISAIRGIRAVPKSVSEELEGSLKQAIETARASIATEKSTTPEYESNDEVVARLEAALAGNIGSKPGNLADLIKEAERRKKEKIPPGYMDDGKEGNGFAGDYLMWRQILDYGKQSKRPLILVTSEQKEDWWEKKSGKTLNARLELLQEAHEETGSIILIYQTERFLQIHQERAGEKANEDVLEDIREVSLQREPAVKIVQEYYFADDSRNSGRIRVLLSRPVRNFTASGRFDPNMTTPPSISAKLLSSPTETPNITLRANTGTIFDFNIHLHSAERGKILPEGEYLLEYEAVCGSGPTSSD
- a CDS encoding DUF6441 family protein: MKIGASIDGDLAAIATEILQEAEAAVTRGVFAAGRGLRDDWRGQVRASGLGSRLANTVRQADFPRSGTSLRAASLVWTEAPDILHAFDGGVLIRGKGGLWLAIPLPAAGVTGLGRQRITPWRWEQRTGMRLRFVYRRNGPSLLVADDARLNSRGLAAAKGGRRRRDGILTGAQTVPVFLLLRQVKMPKKLDLDGLAPAATARLPGAILGAWKR
- a CDS encoding head-tail joining protein; translated protein: MSAFASATAALFRDPNLAQDAVWRSGGAGAPMAVRVMLRRPDAVSGFGEGRFVTDSVMIDVECAALGALAPGDTFEIAGVIYEVRGEPVRDALRHVWKAEAREV
- a CDS encoding DUF2190 family protein, which translates into the protein MKNFIANGETINITAAAAIASGQGVLVGSIFGVAEGAAATGDTAVIRLVGVFSLPKAPSQAWTVGQTIYWDAANSRTTNVLTGNTRIGIATQAVAGGAGDTTGIVRLNGGAT
- a CDS encoding prohead protease/major capsid protein fusion protein, which codes for MPPETRNLPLITREASLRLVRGEGDDMTIDVIWTTGATVQRRRYEGWDDVVEYDEELVVTPGAVRMDRLNAGAPFLDSHRSWGLESVVGAVLPGSARIEGGQGFARVRLTSAPDAAPIVQRIMDGTVSAVSVGYRVHRYDITKAQGQRELWRAVDWEPMEISAVAMPADPGAHIRGADAATGAARTETLTPCLLTRADAPAPSPNQTRTTMPDTQIPEPDAPAETRAAPAPITPPAADPSPDAIRTEANRSAAEVLALCERHALGAGFAADMIRRGLSLDAARAAILDKLAEADAPAARGSEPVAATARGTGATEAAYRDAMSEALLHRHNPGRAQLTDRAREFRGLTLLELARHALDRRGIATRGLSKMELATEALIGRSGLHSTSDFPLILANVANKTLRAAYDTTPRTFTAWARQAVITDFKPVARNQLGGAPDLLRVPESGEFTYGTIGESREVYALVTYGRIVGITRQTLINDDLDAFTRIPSAFGAAAADLESDLVYSIFSTNPNMADGNPLFHASHANLGTAGTISETTLAEAYRLFGNQRGLEGRQISVLPRYIITPPGVRSVEARKNVTATTPNAVAGVNAFANRLEPIEEARLIPAAGPDPWFLAADPSRIDTIEFAYLEGQQGVYTETRSGFEVDGIEIKARHDFAAKAIDWRGLFRNAGV
- a CDS encoding T4SS efffector SepA family protein, with translation MPTIEITDYDFARLQKVAVPFIDTPATVFTKVMDAFERANTAAAAPASVPVATANLPVYHHDNLPPLTHTKLLEATFDGKQPEKVAWDALVRLALIETKEQAGSIQGLRKIAAANIVEGRKDDEGYKFLPEHGFSYQGVSAEDAVKIVFRCAKGLKVNLFAEFEWRSKDDAYRPGERARLEYRAS
- a CDS encoding phage portal protein, which gives rise to MKPSPPDVPWGVIDRIVATVAPRTAARRYAARVAIANLRRGYDAAARGRGTDGWRAGSTAADAEIAVAGGALRDRMRDLVRNDPLAAKAVQVLVSNIVGTGIRPRAAAADPALNKLADDLWKRWAPRADADGHTDFHGLTALAVREMIEGGEVFALRHRRRASDRLAAPVQIQLNEADHLDGAKFDNRPDGGRIVQGIEYDALGRRRGYWMFPDHPGDAMPVFGRRFESLRVGADGVAHLFERQRVQNRGVPWGVPAMRALRELGDWQTAELVRKKIEASMVGFVFGADEDQQSMAPVVQDADGNRIEQFEPGLIGYVRNGKDIKFSTPASTSGIYEWNQVQQHIISAGFRVPYELMTGDLSQVNFASSRVGLHEFRRMVEAVQWQVVIPMFCQRIWDWVMEAAWTAGALPQPEIAVEWAPPRFESVNPLQDVTADLMEVRAGFSTPAQQIARRGYDPREVVEEWQKYAALFDQLGLIFDADPRRVSRAGLAQAVDATDRDPPTEEQ